The sequence CATGGCGAAGAAGTAGCGGCGACGGATGTCGCGCCAAACATAACCACGGGACGCAAGGCCCTCACCCGCCTCGCTGGCGCTCGGCACCCTCTCCCGCATTGCGGGAGAGGGGGGACCTGCGCAAAGCGCGGGTGGGTGAGGGTTTTCGTGTGCCGCGAGCTGCCTGCGCGCTAGCCGACGCTCGGCAGCTTGATGCCCCGCCGGCGGCAGGCGGCCTTGAGGGTGTTGCTCAAGAGGCAGGCGATCGTCATCGGACCGGCGCCGCCGGGGACCGGGGTCAAATGGCCGGCCACGGTTCTCGCCTCGGCGAAGAGCACGTCGCCGACGAGGATCGGCTTGCCTTGACGCTCGACCCGGTTGATGCCGACATCGATGACGATGGCGCCGGGCTTGATCCAGCTGCCCCGCACCATCTCGGGGCGGCCGACCGCGGCGATGAGGATATCCGCGCGCCGGCACTCCTCGGGAAGATGCCGGGTGCGGGAATGGGCCATGGTGACCGTGCAGTGGCGTTGCAGGAGGAGCTGCGCCACCGGCTTGCCGACGAGATTGGAGCGGCCCAGCACCAGGGCCCGCAGGCCCTCGAGCGGGCGCCCGACCGTGTCGATGAGATGCATGCAGCCCTGTGGCGTGCAAGGGACCATGCCGTCGACGCCAAGCGCCAGGCGGCCGGCATTGACCACATGCAAGCCGTCGACGTCCTTGTCCGGGTCGATCGCATCCAGCACGGGGGCGGCTTCGAGCCCGGCCGGCAGCGGTAGCTGCACCAGGATGCCGTCGACCGCGGGATCGGCGTTGAGCTTCGCGACCAGCGCCAGCACCGCGGCCGCGCCGGCGCTTGCCGGCAGCTTGTGCTCGAAGGAGCGCATACCGGCGGCGACCGTGGCGCGCCGCTTGTTGCGAACATAGACCTGGCTTGCCGGATCCTTGCCGACCAGCACCACGGCAAGGCCGGGCTGGACGCCGTTCTCGTGGCCGAGACGGGCGACTGCGGCGGCGGTCTCCCGGTTCATCCGGTCGGCCAGCGCCTTGCCGTCGATGAGCATGGCTTCGCTCATGCCGCAGCCTGGAGGATGCGTTGCGCCAGGCTCTCCGCATCGCCCGAGATCCGGAGCGTCTTGGTGCGGTCGGAGGCGCCGCGCTCGAGCGCGATGGTCGATTTCGGCAGCCGCCAACGCTTGGCCAGGAGTTCGATGAGGGCTTGATTGGCTTGGCCTTCCGTCGGCGCCGCCGTCACCCACACCTTGAGCGCAGCCGCTCCCGCGGCATCGACGACGATGCCGCCGATGCGCGCCGCCGACGCCTTCGGCGTGAGGCGCACCGTCAACAACACACCGTCGGGAAGCAGACGAACCGGGCTCGGGGATGCCTTGCCGGCGGCTAGAGGTAGTTGACGCTGACCCAAATCACCAGCCGCTTCAGGAAATAGAGGCCCAGCAGGAGGACGATCGGCGAAATGTCGACGCCGCCGATCATCGGCACGTGACGGCGGATGGGCCTGAGGGCCGGCTCGGTCAGCCGGTAGAGGAACTCGCCGATGGTGTAGACGAGCCGGTTCGAGGTGTTGACGACGTTGAAGGCGACGAGCCAGCTCATGATCGCCGAGATGATGACGACCCAGGTATAGAGCTCCAGCACGACAAGGATGAGGTCGGAGACTGGATTGAGCATGGGCGTTGGCCGCGGACGCTTGTTTTCGTTGCCGGCACCCTAGCGATGCCACGGTGCCCGTGCAAGAAAATGCCGCGGCTTGACAGGCGCGCCGGGGCGCCCTTATACCCCCTCTGACAGCGGATGGGGCCGTAGCTCAGCTGGGAGAGCGTCGCGTTCGCAATGCGAAGGTCGGGAGTTCGATCCTCCTCGGCTCCACCAACCCCTCCGATTTCGCCGATTGTCGTCGGGCGAGCAGATGTCGCCCCGGGAGAGGACCTATCGCTCCGTCGGAAGCGGTTGTCGCTCTTGGGCCCCAATTCGCACGCGGAAGCTGGAACGGTCCGCCGGCGGCCGGGGCGTCCTCTTCATACGTGCGGGTGGCACGCGATTCGCTCTAAGAAACCGTCACCGCGCAACGCGTAAGGGTCGACAACGGCTACTTCAAGACCCAATTGGGAATGGCCGCAGC comes from Pseudomonadota bacterium and encodes:
- the folD gene encoding bifunctional methylenetetrahydrofolate dehydrogenase/methenyltetrahydrofolate cyclohydrolase FolD codes for the protein MSEAMLIDGKALADRMNRETAAAVARLGHENGVQPGLAVVLVGKDPASQVYVRNKRRATVAAGMRSFEHKLPASAGAAAVLALVAKLNADPAVDGILVQLPLPAGLEAAPVLDAIDPDKDVDGLHVVNAGRLALGVDGMVPCTPQGCMHLIDTVGRPLEGLRALVLGRSNLVGKPVAQLLLQRHCTVTMAHSRTRHLPEECRRADILIAAVGRPEMVRGSWIKPGAIVIDVGINRVERQGKPILVGDVLFAEARTVAGHLTPVPGGAGPMTIACLLSNTLKAACRRRGIKLPSVG
- a CDS encoding DUF167 domain-containing protein, with product MLPDGVLLTVRLTPKASAARIGGIVVDAAGAAALKVWVTAAPTEGQANQALIELLAKRWRLPKSTIALERGASDRTKTLRISGDAESLAQRILQAAA
- a CDS encoding YggT family protein, encoding MLNPVSDLILVVLELYTWVVIISAIMSWLVAFNVVNTSNRLVYTIGEFLYRLTEPALRPIRRHVPMIGGVDISPIVLLLGLYFLKRLVIWVSVNYL